One part of the Olleya sp. YS genome encodes these proteins:
- a CDS encoding molybdopterin cofactor-binding domain-containing protein, with amino-acid sequence MHKNNSNTSLDSKLDAVSQSLKQSIKNLDSYTHVRGESLYVDDVNIRQGTFHAVVFDSPKAHGKIKYIDYSKAKALEGVIRIFTYKDIPGQNEIGGIIADEPLFAEGEVHFWGMPIALIVAETEFIARQARRLIDIEIEDLPVITTAKEAKVKGSFINAPRSFSLGNTEKAFKNCDYVFEGETFSNGQEHLYIEAQGAYAEPLENGNIKITSSTQGPTAVQATTARILNVAMHKIEVDVTRLGGGFGGKEDQATPWAVMAALATYHLNQSVKLILNRHDDLRMTGKRHPYESAYKIGLSKDLKILAYQAEFLQNAGAAADLSPAIAERTLFHATNSYYVPNVTTTVLSCKTNLPPNTAFRGFGGPQGMFVIESAIAKAAHEIGVLPRQIQEANLLDENDTFSYGQIAKKVEAKNTWYSAKSLFNIEALEQDVKDFNKKNTAFKKGISFMPITFGISFTNTPMNHARALVHIYLDGSVGISTAAVEMGQGVNTKIMQIAADVFSIPIEKIKIETTNTTRVANTSPSAASSTADLNGKATLMACNALVERLKIVVSEDLNTSEKDITLKDEFVYVKGKKSELTWTQLIGKAMLKRVALTENAHYATPEIHFDKTKEKGHPFAYHVYGTAITTVTVDCTRGTYEFESVKIVHDYGKSMSKGIDLGQVEGALAQGIGWMTMEEIAYNNEGKLLSNALSTYKIPDIFSVPKDVEVIPVETEGHDLAILKSKAVGEPPLMYGIGAYFAIQNAIKAFNPEYNLKFHAPMTPEKVLMSLYK; translated from the coding sequence ATGCATAAAAACAATTCAAATACCAGTTTAGATTCTAAATTAGATGCTGTTTCACAATCGTTAAAACAAAGCATAAAAAACTTGGATTCGTATACGCATGTTCGTGGAGAATCGTTGTATGTGGATGACGTTAATATTAGACAAGGTACGTTTCACGCAGTGGTTTTTGATTCGCCAAAAGCACACGGAAAAATAAAATATATTGACTATTCAAAAGCGAAAGCATTAGAAGGTGTTATCCGCATTTTTACCTACAAAGATATTCCTGGACAAAATGAAATTGGAGGCATCATTGCAGACGAACCATTATTTGCAGAAGGCGAAGTCCATTTTTGGGGAATGCCAATTGCGCTAATTGTAGCAGAAACCGAATTTATAGCTCGACAAGCAAGACGACTAATAGACATTGAAATCGAAGATTTACCAGTAATTACAACTGCAAAAGAAGCCAAAGTAAAAGGAAGCTTTATCAATGCACCACGATCTTTTAGTTTAGGTAACACCGAAAAAGCTTTCAAAAATTGTGATTATGTTTTTGAAGGCGAAACGTTCTCTAATGGTCAAGAGCACCTATATATCGAAGCACAAGGTGCCTATGCAGAACCTTTAGAAAATGGTAATATAAAAATTACTTCTTCAACTCAAGGACCTACTGCTGTGCAAGCCACTACTGCTCGTATTTTAAATGTAGCGATGCATAAAATTGAGGTGGACGTAACGCGACTTGGAGGTGGATTTGGTGGTAAAGAAGACCAAGCCACTCCTTGGGCTGTTATGGCTGCTTTGGCAACCTATCATCTCAATCAATCTGTGAAATTAATATTGAATCGTCATGATGATTTACGTATGACTGGCAAACGTCATCCATATGAAAGCGCATATAAAATTGGCTTATCCAAAGACTTAAAAATCCTAGCTTATCAAGCGGAGTTTTTACAAAATGCTGGTGCAGCAGCAGATCTATCTCCTGCAATTGCAGAACGAACCTTATTTCATGCCACCAACAGTTATTATGTACCAAATGTAACTACAACTGTTTTAAGTTGTAAAACCAACTTACCACCAAACACAGCGTTTAGAGGGTTTGGTGGACCACAAGGTATGTTTGTTATTGAGTCCGCAATTGCAAAAGCTGCTCATGAAATTGGAGTATTACCAAGACAAATTCAGGAAGCCAATTTGTTAGATGAAAACGACACCTTTTCCTATGGTCAAATAGCTAAAAAAGTAGAAGCCAAAAACACCTGGTATTCTGCGAAATCATTATTTAATATTGAAGCTTTAGAACAAGACGTTAAAGATTTTAATAAAAAAAATACAGCCTTCAAAAAAGGAATCTCTTTTATGCCAATTACTTTTGGTATTTCATTTACCAACACACCTATGAATCATGCTCGTGCGTTGGTACATATTTATTTAGATGGAAGCGTTGGAATCAGTACTGCTGCTGTAGAAATGGGACAAGGTGTCAATACTAAAATCATGCAAATTGCTGCAGATGTATTTTCCATTCCTATAGAAAAAATAAAGATAGAAACCACCAATACAACTAGAGTTGCAAACACCTCTCCTTCTGCTGCAAGTTCTACTGCAGACTTAAATGGAAAAGCTACTTTAATGGCTTGTAACGCTTTAGTTGAACGTTTGAAAATCGTGGTTTCGGAAGATTTAAATACTTCAGAAAAAGATATCACTTTAAAAGATGAATTTGTATATGTTAAAGGAAAGAAATCAGAATTAACTTGGACGCAACTCATCGGTAAAGCCATGTTAAAACGTGTAGCATTAACCGAAAATGCACATTACGCTACACCAGAAATTCACTTTGATAAAACTAAAGAAAAAGGTCATCCTTTTGCGTATCATGTTTACGGAACCGCAATCACGACTGTTACTGTCGATTGCACTCGTGGGACTTACGAGTTTGAAAGTGTAAAAATTGTGCACGATTACGGAAAAAGTATGAGTAAAGGGATTGATTTAGGTCAAGTAGAAGGTGCTTTAGCACAAGGCATTGGCTGGATGACCATGGAAGAAATTGCTTATAATAATGAAGGAAAACTATTGTCTAATGCGTTGTCTACTTATAAAATTCCGGATATATTTTCAGTACCAAAAGATGTTGAAGTCATTCCTGTAGAAACAGAAGGTCATGACCTAGCCATATTAAAATCCAAAGCGGTTGGTGAGCCACCTTTAATGTATGGTATTGGCGCTTATTTTGCAATTCAAAATGCTATAAAAGCTTTTAATCCTGAATACAATTTAAAATTTCATGCACCAATGACACCAGAGAAAGTTTTAATGAGCTTGTATAAATAG
- a CDS encoding nucleoside deaminase, producing the protein MTDKKQFMKEAVNAALKGMNNNEGGPFGCVIVKDGKIVGRGNNKVTSTNDPTAHAEVTAIRDACKNLDSFQLDGCEIYTSCEPCPMCLGAIYWARPDKVYYGSNQVDAANIGFDDEFIYKEIPLPYEKRSIPFEQLARDIALEPFQEWTKKEDKTEY; encoded by the coding sequence ATGACAGATAAAAAACAATTTATGAAAGAAGCTGTAAATGCAGCGTTAAAGGGAATGAACAACAATGAAGGTGGACCGTTTGGTTGCGTTATTGTAAAAGACGGAAAAATTGTAGGTCGCGGTAATAACAAAGTCACCTCAACAAACGACCCAACAGCACATGCAGAAGTTACAGCTATTAGAGATGCTTGTAAAAATCTAGATTCTTTTCAATTAGATGGTTGCGAAATTTACACCTCTTGCGAACCTTGCCCAATGTGTTTAGGTGCCATTTATTGGGCAAGACCAGACAAAGTTTATTACGGAAGCAATCAGGTTGATGCAGCTAATATTGGCTTTGATGACGAGTTTATTTACAAAGAAATCCCTTTACCATATGAAAAACGAAGTATCCCTTTTGAACAATTAGCTCGAGACATTGCTTTAGAACCCTTTCAAGAATGGACTAAAAAAGAAGATAAGACTGAATATTAA
- a CDS encoding alpha/beta hydrolase: protein MKIIYITILILISFSTQAQHMKTFTYATKGLDTLKMDVYTPKNIKSTDRLPVIIWMHGGGFSSGTRNGTDEKNITEFATTRGYIGVSISYRLLRLGADTGFGCNCPKEDKLFTFNQAVLDFLDATNFIYQNSTMLQVDTTKIIAAGSSAGAETILNAVYMKSYFLSNPSDYKNINFAGVISYSGALLDVNYITDKNAIPTVLIHGDKDKVVPFGTAPHQNCHPTKSGYLMLDGSNTIAEKLKILKKPYYLNIITNGNHDAANMQVEQLESIFDFLSATIFENEILQITKYIAAKTINH from the coding sequence ATGAAAATTATTTACATTACAATCTTAATTTTAATTAGTTTCTCTACCCAAGCCCAACATATGAAAACGTTCACATACGCTACCAAAGGTTTAGACACTCTTAAAATGGATGTTTATACACCAAAAAACATTAAATCTACAGATCGTTTACCAGTAATAATTTGGATGCATGGTGGAGGTTTTTCTAGCGGTACTCGTAACGGAACTGATGAAAAAAACATTACAGAATTTGCTACAACAAGAGGTTACATTGGTGTTTCAATCTCTTATCGATTATTAAGGTTAGGTGCAGACACGGGTTTTGGTTGCAATTGTCCCAAAGAGGATAAATTATTTACTTTTAATCAAGCTGTTTTAGATTTTTTAGATGCGACTAATTTTATTTACCAAAATAGTACTATGCTTCAAGTGGATACAACTAAAATTATTGCAGCAGGAAGTAGTGCTGGAGCAGAAACCATATTAAACGCAGTTTATATGAAATCGTATTTTTTATCAAACCCATCTGATTACAAAAACATCAACTTTGCTGGGGTAATTTCATACTCAGGAGCTCTATTGGATGTTAATTATATTACAGATAAAAATGCGATACCTACAGTCCTAATTCATGGCGATAAAGATAAAGTTGTCCCTTTTGGTACTGCTCCTCATCAAAATTGTCATCCAACAAAATCTGGTTACCTCATGCTTGATGGCTCTAATACTATTGCTGAAAAATTAAAAATTTTGAAAAAACCTTATTATCTTAATATCATTACAAATGGTAATCATGATGCTGCAAATATGCAAGTTGAACAACTTGAATCTATTTTTGATTTTTTAAGTGCAACCATATTTGAAAATGAAATCTTACAAATAACAAAATACATAGCTGCAAAAACCATTAATCACTAA
- a CDS encoding FAD binding domain-containing protein: protein MITFILNNKTIKTPEHSGMTLLDFVRYEQRLTGTKIGCREGDCGACTVLVGSLKNDTIEYQSITSCISPLGNAHGKHIVTVEGTNLKDKLTTAQEAMKANYATQCGFCTPGFVVALTGYALSNSENNYSNALDAISGNICRCTGYKAIEKAAHQVVEKLEHQNKNSINWLIKNEFIPEYFESIPKRLKDIEIKDLNQPKGKYVAGGTDLYVQQPDHLADNNVHLIAEKDYLKGITIDNKVCTIGTNATVSDLWNHSDLNTYFPNLKKHLKLVSSEQIRNMASLGGNLINASPIGDMTIFFLALNSNITIIDDNQKERTIALKNFYQGYKTYDLNEGELLKDISFKLPTKNSFFNFEKVCKRTHLDIASVNSAMHISIENKTISDAHVSIGGVAAIPKYLHETSKFLIGKPLTSETIHEANKILQKEISPISDVRGTSDYKRLLGRQLFYAHFTELFPKQFTLNDFVQHA from the coding sequence ATGATCACCTTCATCCTAAATAATAAAACTATAAAAACGCCAGAACATTCTGGAATGACCTTATTGGATTTTGTTCGTTATGAGCAACGTCTTACAGGAACTAAAATTGGATGTCGTGAAGGTGATTGTGGCGCATGCACTGTTTTAGTTGGAAGCTTAAAAAATGACACTATTGAATACCAAAGTATCACTTCTTGTATTTCGCCTTTAGGAAATGCACATGGTAAACATATTGTAACGGTTGAAGGCACAAACCTAAAAGACAAACTCACCACTGCTCAAGAAGCCATGAAAGCCAATTACGCGACACAATGCGGATTTTGCACACCTGGTTTTGTAGTTGCTTTAACTGGTTATGCGTTATCAAATTCTGAAAATAACTATAGTAATGCGCTTGATGCCATAAGCGGTAATATTTGCAGATGTACAGGTTATAAAGCAATAGAAAAAGCAGCACATCAAGTGGTCGAAAAATTAGAGCATCAAAATAAAAATTCTATTAATTGGCTTATTAAAAATGAATTTATTCCAGAGTATTTTGAAAGTATTCCAAAGCGTCTAAAAGACATTGAAATCAAAGATTTAAATCAGCCTAAAGGAAAATATGTCGCTGGAGGAACTGATTTATATGTGCAACAACCCGATCATTTAGCAGATAATAACGTGCATCTTATTGCAGAAAAAGATTATTTAAAAGGTATTACTATAGACAATAAAGTTTGCACTATTGGAACCAATGCAACCGTTTCAGATTTATGGAATCATAGCGACTTAAACACCTATTTTCCAAATCTAAAAAAACACTTAAAGTTAGTATCTTCGGAACAAATTAGGAATATGGCATCCTTAGGCGGAAATCTAATAAATGCCTCTCCAATTGGAGATATGACCATTTTCTTTTTAGCTTTAAATAGCAATATCACTATTATAGATGACAATCAAAAAGAAAGAACTATTGCACTCAAAAACTTTTACCAAGGGTACAAAACCTACGATTTAAACGAAGGTGAACTACTAAAAGACATTAGTTTTAAGCTACCAACAAAAAACTCTTTTTTCAATTTTGAAAAAGTATGTAAACGTACACATTTAGATATTGCTAGTGTGAATTCTGCAATGCATATTTCAATTGAAAATAAAACTATTTCTGATGCTCACGTGTCTATTGGAGGAGTTGCAGCAATACCTAAATATTTGCATGAAACCTCAAAGTTTTTGATTGGAAAACCTTTAACTTCAGAAACAATACACGAAGCTAATAAAATATTACAAAAAGAAATCAGTCCAATTAGTGATGTTCGTGGTACAAGCGATTATAAACGTTTGTTAGGAAGACAGTTATTCTATGCTCATTTTACCGAATTATTTCCGAAGCAATTCACCTTAAACGATTTTGTTCAGCATGCATAA
- a CDS encoding type III pantothenate kinase — MNLVIDVGNTRTKLAVFKENSMVKREIVNTSDILKSLKTFKKTDSNINNAIVSSVGHLDDKTMQYLNDQFKLLELNHETPVPFLNLYATPKTLGIDRIALVCASVQQFSDNNVLIIDAGTCVTYDFINTKNEYLGGAISPGIRMRYQALHNQTANLPLLETKISEHFIGNSTTSSIHSGVVNGIVNEMEGVINQYKSDYSDLTIILTGGDANFLSKQLKSSIFANSNFLLEGLNFILQYNIV; from the coding sequence ATGAATTTAGTTATAGATGTTGGAAATACCAGAACTAAACTAGCTGTTTTTAAAGAAAACAGTATGGTTAAAAGGGAAATTGTTAATACATCAGATATTTTAAAAAGTCTAAAAACTTTCAAAAAAACGGATTCTAATATTAATAACGCAATTGTATCTTCTGTTGGACATTTAGATGACAAAACGATGCAGTATTTAAATGATCAATTTAAATTATTGGAGTTAAATCATGAAACACCTGTTCCGTTTTTAAATTTATATGCAACACCAAAAACTTTAGGGATAGATAGAATTGCTTTAGTTTGTGCATCTGTGCAACAATTTTCGGATAATAATGTTTTAATTATAGATGCTGGAACTTGTGTCACCTATGATTTTATAAATACTAAAAACGAATATTTAGGAGGTGCTATTTCCCCTGGAATTAGAATGCGTTATCAAGCGTTACATAACCAAACAGCTAATTTGCCATTGTTGGAAACCAAGATTTCGGAACATTTTATAGGTAATTCAACAACTTCGTCTATACACAGTGGAGTTGTTAACGGAATTGTAAACGAAATGGAAGGAGTTATAAATCAATATAAGTCTGATTATTCAGATTTAACAATAATTTTAACAGGAGGAGATGCTAATTTTTTGTCTAAACAATTAAAAAGTAGCATATTTGCCAACTCAAATTTCCTACTAGAGGGTTTGAATTTTATATTACAATATAACATAGTCTAA
- a CDS encoding pyridoxamine 5'-phosphate oxidase family protein, with protein sequence MKLSSEIKTYIDRSVLCWLATASEDNIPNVSPKEIFNYYGNDEIIIANIASPNTVRNIKKNTNVCISFIDILIQKGYQIHGKAMIIEKEDSLFLERAEVLSKMTKGLFPFETITTIKIITSKPIIAPKYILYPETTETEQINSAKKTYGF encoded by the coding sequence ATGAAATTATCTTCGGAAATTAAAACTTATATTGACAGAAGCGTTTTATGTTGGTTAGCAACTGCTTCAGAAGACAATATACCTAATGTTTCGCCAAAAGAGATTTTTAATTATTATGGTAATGACGAAATAATAATTGCAAACATTGCTTCACCAAACACTGTTAGAAACATTAAAAAAAACACTAATGTATGTATTAGTTTTATTGATATTTTAATACAAAAAGGCTATCAAATTCATGGAAAAGCTATGATTATTGAAAAAGAGGATTCCTTATTTTTAGAAAGAGCTGAAGTGTTAAGTAAAATGACAAAAGGCCTATTCCCATTTGAAACAATTACCACTATTAAAATCATTACATCAAAACCAATAATAGCACCAAAATATATTTTGTATCCAGAAACCACTGAAACAGAACAAATTAATAGTGCAAAAAAAACTTACGGATTTTAA
- the xdhC gene encoding xanthine dehydrogenase accessory protein XdhC, which produces MQNWITLLTEFKSKQIPVALITVTKCLGSTPCVVGSRMIVTKDKHIHGTIGGGKLEYKAIDEAIIALKENRIIESNYTLGPEFEQCCGGKVEFIIEPMNQSPELFLFGAGHIGVEICKLLVDTPFKINLIDSRENWFKNIEFDKSITTHQTSETDFKTFKEAVKWGSNSYILVLTHNHAIDFDIITMALQNETKFLGLIGSKTKKVRFNNMLIKEMNIPEGMTNVVCPIGIDIGGDTPKEIAISVVAQLLQTHYKNE; this is translated from the coding sequence ATGCAAAACTGGATTACTCTTTTAACAGAATTTAAAAGCAAACAGATACCTGTTGCTTTAATAACTGTAACAAAATGTTTAGGTTCCACACCATGCGTGGTTGGATCTAGAATGATAGTAACAAAAGATAAACATATTCATGGAACAATAGGAGGAGGTAAGCTTGAATATAAAGCAATTGATGAGGCAATTATTGCATTAAAAGAAAACAGAATTATTGAGTCCAACTACACATTAGGTCCAGAATTTGAACAATGTTGTGGTGGAAAAGTAGAATTTATTATAGAACCTATGAATCAATCACCAGAATTATTCTTATTTGGAGCAGGACATATTGGAGTTGAAATCTGTAAATTATTAGTTGACACTCCTTTTAAAATAAACTTAATTGATTCTCGTGAAAATTGGTTTAAAAATATAGAGTTCGATAAAAGTATCACAACGCATCAAACAAGCGAAACCGATTTTAAAACCTTTAAAGAGGCTGTGAAATGGGGAAGTAATAGTTATATCCTAGTACTAACACATAACCATGCAATAGATTTTGATATCATAACTATGGCATTACAAAATGAAACTAAATTTCTAGGATTAATTGGAAGTAAAACCAAAAAAGTACGCTTCAATAATATGCTTATTAAAGAGATGAATATTCCTGAAGGTATGACTAATGTAGTTTGTCCAATAGGCATAGATATTGGAGGCGATACACCAAAAGAAATTGCTATTAGTGTCGTTGCACAATTACTACAAACACATTACAAAAATGAGTAA
- a CDS encoding arsenosugar biosynthesis-associated peroxidase-like protein, with protein sequence MQKTYYDPADLRKFGKITEWSEELGNKFFDYYGKVFEEGALTAREKSLIALAVAHTEQCPYCIDAYSKDGLQRGITKEEMMEAIHVGAAIKSGATLVHGVQMMNKINKLDG encoded by the coding sequence ATGCAGAAAACATATTACGATCCAGCAGACCTTAGAAAATTTGGAAAAATCACAGAATGGAGTGAAGAGCTTGGGAACAAGTTTTTTGATTATTATGGAAAAGTGTTTGAAGAAGGCGCACTAACAGCTCGTGAAAAATCTTTAATAGCTTTAGCTGTGGCGCATACTGAGCAATGTCCATATTGCATTGATGCCTATTCTAAAGATGGTTTACAAAGAGGAATTACAAAAGAAGAAATGATGGAAGCCATCCATGTTGGCGCAGCTATAAAAAGTGGAGCAACTTTAGTGCATGGTGTACAAATGATGAATAAAATTAATAAGTTAGATGGTTAA
- the arsS gene encoding arsenosugar biosynthesis radical SAM (seleno)protein ArsS (Some members of this family are selenoproteins.): protein MATKSLKKQGSDLAKSNKQLEILSNGIFQNGELPTFKNKISESNQFPLKAKTLEILQVNVGYMCNQVCEHCHVDAGPDRKEIMTQETMQQILDVIKTTGAHTLDLTGGAPEMNPNFRWFVEEASKIGIKDFIVRSNLTIIRANKKYYDLPDFFKKHNIHVVSSMPHWTRGKTDKQRGEGVFDMSIKALQELNAVGYGMPDSNLKLDLVYNPSGAFLPGDQAAMEKDFKKALMEDFGIQFHNLFAITNLPIARFLDYLIASENYEDYMYALVEAYNPNAVKNVMCTNTLSISWDGYLFDCDFNQMLELPVNSKAKHISEYNEELLEGRNIVISQHCYGCTAGAGSSCQGSVA, encoded by the coding sequence ATGGCAACAAAATCCCTTAAAAAACAAGGAAGCGATTTAGCAAAAAGTAACAAGCAATTAGAAATTTTATCCAACGGTATATTTCAAAATGGTGAGTTACCTACTTTTAAAAATAAGATTTCAGAGAGTAATCAATTTCCGCTTAAAGCGAAAACATTAGAGATTTTACAAGTTAATGTTGGCTACATGTGCAACCAAGTGTGTGAACATTGTCATGTTGATGCAGGTCCAGACCGTAAAGAAATTATGACGCAAGAGACTATGCAACAAATTTTGGATGTTATAAAAACTACAGGAGCACATACCTTAGATTTAACAGGTGGAGCACCAGAAATGAATCCAAATTTTAGATGGTTTGTTGAAGAAGCTTCAAAAATTGGAATCAAAGATTTTATTGTACGTTCTAACTTAACCATTATTCGTGCTAATAAAAAGTATTACGACTTACCAGATTTTTTCAAAAAGCATAACATTCACGTGGTTAGTTCTATGCCACATTGGACAAGAGGAAAAACAGACAAGCAACGAGGTGAAGGTGTTTTTGATATGTCTATTAAAGCGTTGCAAGAGCTTAATGCTGTTGGTTATGGTATGCCAGATAGTAATTTAAAATTAGACCTAGTATACAATCCTAGTGGTGCATTTTTACCAGGCGATCAAGCTGCAATGGAAAAAGATTTTAAAAAAGCGTTAATGGAGGATTTTGGCATTCAGTTTCATAATTTATTTGCTATTACCAATTTACCCATTGCACGATTTTTAGACTACTTAATTGCTTCAGAAAACTACGAAGATTACATGTATGCTTTAGTTGAGGCTTATAACCCAAATGCTGTAAAAAATGTAATGTGTACCAACACATTATCTATAAGTTGGGATGGTTATTTATTTGATTGCGATTTTAATCAAATGTTAGAACTGCCTGTAAATAGTAAAGCTAAACACATTTCAGAATATAATGAAGAGCTTTTAGAAGGTCGAAACATAGTTATTTCGCAACATTGCTATGGTTGCACTGCAGGTGCAGGAAGTAGCTGTCAAGGTAGTGTAGCTTAA
- a CDS encoding nucleoside-triphosphatase, with protein sequence MIYIVTGAIRSGKTTALFKWCNNRNDVDGLLCPDAKDGKRYFLKVKQKDRFTLEANNNDEDSIEIGHFKFLKSAFNEANTFLNSIASNKENKYIVIDEIGKLELKNEGLHLSADTLISKFKLDENQHVILVVRDYLFDAVMKHYTISDYYLLNKEDLESFF encoded by the coding sequence ATGATTTACATAGTTACAGGAGCTATTAGATCAGGAAAAACAACTGCTTTGTTTAAGTGGTGTAACAACCGAAATGATGTAGATGGTTTATTATGTCCAGATGCTAAAGATGGAAAACGCTATTTTTTGAAAGTTAAACAAAAAGATAGGTTTACACTTGAAGCTAATAATAATGATGAAGACAGTATTGAAATAGGACACTTTAAATTTTTAAAATCTGCTTTTAATGAAGCAAATACGTTTCTAAATTCAATAGCTTCTAATAAAGAAAATAAGTATATAGTTATAGATGAAATAGGAAAATTAGAATTAAAAAATGAAGGTTTGCATCTCTCTGCGGATACATTAATTTCTAAGTTTAAGTTAGATGAAAATCAACACGTCATTTTGGTAGTTCGTGATTATTTGTTTGATGCTGTTATGAAACATTATACTATTTCAGACTACTATCTTTTGAATAAAGAGGATTTAGAGTCCTTTTTTTAA